A genomic region of Bernardetia sp. ABR2-2B contains the following coding sequences:
- a CDS encoding NAD(P)H-binding protein: protein MKTLVIGASGRVGNSLTEKLLAKDHHVVGTTRKDKKLFDNKNYSQIELNLSSSVEEMEKQFPSDIDAVFFVSGSRGEDLLQTDLHGAIKTMEVAEKKNAKRYIMLSTVFATDTEKWSEIPENMVDYYVSKHYADKWLMKNTNLDYTILQPSALKEEKGTGKIEINIDSAGENSIEDVADTLIELLNNHSTSKKVITMHSGEKKIKEALAEF, encoded by the coding sequence ATGAAGACATTAGTTATTGGAGCAAGTGGAAGAGTAGGAAATTCACTCACAGAAAAACTTTTAGCAAAAGACCATCACGTAGTGGGAACAACACGAAAAGACAAAAAACTTTTTGATAACAAAAACTATTCGCAGATAGAACTGAACTTGAGTTCTTCTGTGGAAGAGATGGAAAAACAGTTTCCAAGCGATATAGATGCCGTATTTTTTGTTTCTGGCTCTAGGGGAGAAGACCTTTTGCAAACAGACTTGCATGGCGCAATAAAGACTATGGAAGTTGCTGAAAAAAAGAACGCCAAGCGTTATATTATGCTTAGTACCGTCTTTGCAACAGATACAGAGAAATGGAGCGAAATCCCAGAAAATATGGTAGATTATTATGTATCAAAACATTATGCTGACAAATGGTTGATGAAAAACACAAACTTAGATTACACTATTTTGCAACCAAGTGCATTAAAGGAAGAAAAGGGAACAGGCAAAATAGAGATAAATATTGATAGCGCAGGCGAAAATTCTATCGAAGATGTGGCTGATACGCTTATAGAATTACTCAATAATCATTCTACCTCTAAGAAAGTAATTACGATGCATAGTGGAGAAAAGAAAATCAAAGAAGCATTAGCTGAATTTTAG
- a CDS encoding acyl carrier protein: protein MSDISARVQNIIVEKLAVEPSEVTPEASFTNDLGADSLDTVELIMEFEKEFNVSIPDDQAEHISTVGQAIKYLEEHSAKA from the coding sequence ATGTCAGATATTTCAGCACGCGTACAAAATATCATTGTTGAGAAATTAGCAGTTGAGCCTTCAGAAGTAACTCCTGAAGCAAGTTTTACAAACGACTTAGGAGCAGATTCTCTTGATACAGTAGAACTTATTATGGAATTTGAGAAAGAATTTAATGTTTCTATTCCAGATGACCAAGCAGAACATATTTCTACTGTAGGACAAGCAATTAAGTATTTGGAAGAACATTCAGCAAAAGCATAA
- a CDS encoding CatB-related O-acetyltransferase, with protein sequence MKSNIPNKNTVFPLESYERLCFLKNVIKNPNIIVGDYTYYDDFEDVNNFEKNVKYLFDFSGDKLIIGKFCMIASDAKFIMNGANHLTKAITSYPFAIFGKDWTGAMDGKKYPYKGNLEIQNDVWIGYNATIMAGIKIGNGAIIAANSTVTSDVEPYSIVGGNPAKVIRKRFSENQIEELLKIKWWDWNIEKITENITLLTDENIDKFITLHS encoded by the coding sequence ATGAAATCAAATATACCAAATAAAAATACTGTTTTTCCTTTAGAAAGCTACGAAAGACTTTGCTTTTTGAAAAATGTAATCAAAAATCCAAATATCATAGTTGGAGACTATACGTATTATGATGATTTTGAAGATGTCAATAACTTTGAGAAAAATGTAAAATATTTGTTTGACTTTAGTGGCGATAAGCTCATTATCGGAAAGTTTTGTATGATTGCCTCTGATGCAAAATTTATTATGAATGGTGCAAATCATCTCACAAAAGCAATCACTTCTTATCCTTTTGCTATTTTTGGAAAAGATTGGACTGGTGCAATGGACGGAAAAAAGTATCCCTACAAAGGAAATTTAGAAATTCAGAACGATGTTTGGATTGGTTATAATGCAACTATTATGGCAGGAATAAAAATAGGAAATGGAGCAATTATAGCAGCTAATTCGACTGTAACTAGCGATGTAGAACCGTATAGTATTGTGGGAGGAAATCCTGCAAAAGTTATCCGAAAACGATTTTCAGAAAATCAAATTGAGGAATTATTAAAGATAAAATGGTGGGACTGGAATATTGAAAAAATCACAGAAAACATAACCTTACTAACTGATGAGAATATAGATAAATTTATTACTCTGCATTCTTAA
- a CDS encoding DUF4291 domain-containing protein, which translates to MSNINNYKTIRATFNKDTIIVYQAYNDKIADEAIELQKFGSEFSFNRMTWIKPSFLWLMERSNWANKVNQNRILEIHLKRDFWNTCLRLAIDTDSSKSNGNVKDAQILVQWDPERTLRGAKLNIRSIQIGISRDMINEYNENIEKIIDVTEKVKKMYSLNQNGKFDKSKQLLPKIKEYKVV; encoded by the coding sequence ATGTCTAACATCAACAACTACAAAACCATTCGTGCTACTTTTAATAAAGATACAATCATTGTCTATCAAGCCTATAATGATAAAATTGCTGATGAAGCGATTGAGTTACAAAAGTTTGGAAGCGAGTTTTCATTCAATCGAATGACGTGGATAAAACCTTCTTTTTTATGGCTTATGGAACGGAGTAACTGGGCAAATAAAGTCAATCAAAATCGAATATTGGAAATTCACCTCAAAAGAGATTTTTGGAACACATGTCTTAGATTAGCTATAGATACAGATAGTAGTAAATCAAATGGAAATGTAAAAGATGCTCAAATTTTGGTTCAATGGGACCCAGAACGCACACTTAGAGGAGCAAAACTGAATATTCGGAGTATTCAAATTGGAATAAGCCGAGATATGATAAACGAATACAATGAAAATATTGAAAAAATTATTGATGTAACAGAAAAAGTCAAAAAAATGTATTCTTTAAATCAGAATGGGAAATTTGATAAATCAAAACAACTATTGCCCAAAATAAAGGAATATAAAGTAGTATAA